In the genome of Myxococcales bacterium, the window TCAGAATCGAAGCCGGCGGGCTTTTCAGGATGAAGGTGAAGGTACGATCCGCAAAGATCGTCACTTCGACCGGGATGATCATCGCTTCGGCCGCCTGCTTCTGGGTTTTTGCGTTGAATTGCTTGCAAAACTCCATGATATTCGCGCCGTGCTGGCCCAGGGCCGGGCCGACCGGCGGCGACGGCGTCGCTTTCCCGGCGGGGACTTGCAGTTTAACTTTTGCCAGAACTTTCTTCGCCATGATGCGCCTCATCTAAACAGGCCGTTGAAAAAGGTCGTCCTGGCCTTTTTCAACTACGCTCAACAAAAAGCGTGGTTTTTATTTCGCTTCAT includes:
- the rplK gene encoding 50S ribosomal protein L11, which gives rise to MAKKVLAKVKLQVPAGKATPSPPVGPALGQHGANIMEFCKQFNAKTQKQAAEAMIIPVEVTIFADRTFTFILKSPPASILIKKYANIAKGSGVPNKTKVGKITWDQVREIAKLKLADLNTDNLDEACQTIAGTARSMGIDVE